One window of the Manihot esculenta cultivar AM560-2 chromosome 14, M.esculenta_v8, whole genome shotgun sequence genome contains the following:
- the LOC110630920 gene encoding nucleoside diphosphate kinase 2, chloroplastic yields the protein MEAAGLFGGIGPCVSASSTVRSSTERFYRSTGNSLSYVCCKKLSLCSNHLAAFHHPSHLFSYSFSRPSHAKLRKATKTRIFLPHLVASMEVEETYIMVKPDGVQRGLVGELISRFEKKGFKLTGLKLFQCPKELAEEHYKDLKARPFFPKLINYITSGPVVCMAWEGVGVVASARKLIGSTDPLQAEPGTIRGDLAVQTGRNVVHGSDSPENGKREIALWFKEGEICQWTPAQAPWLRE from the exons ATGGAAGCAGCCGGCTTGTTTGGAGGGATTGGACCATGCGTTTCTGCGTCATCCACTGTTCGATCATCAACGGAGAGATTTTACAGAAGCACCGGCAATAGCTTGTCCTACGTATGCTGCAAGAAGCTTAGCTTATGCAGCAACCACCTAGCTGCATTCCATCATCCATCCCACCTTTTCTCATATTCCTTTTCACGTCCTTCTCATGCTAAACTCCGCAAGGCCACCAAAACTCgcatatttcttcctcatttAGTAGCTTCCATG GAAGTTGAAGAGACTTATATTATGGTGAAGCCTGATGGCGTCCAACGGGGCCTT GTCGGAGAATTAATATCAAGATTCGAGAAGAAAGGATTTAAACTGACAGGCCTGAAGCTCTTCCAATGCCCTAAAGAATTGGCAGAG GAACATTATAAGGATCTCAAGGCTAGACCTTTCTTCCCTAAACTGATCAATTACATAACTTCAGGTCCTGTTGTGTGTATG GCTTGGGAAGGTGTTGGTGTTGTTGCATCAGCACGTAAGTTAATAGGTTCTACAGATCCTCTTCAAGCTGAACCAGGCACAATAAGAGGGGATCTTGCTGTTCAAACGGGACG GAATGTGGTCCATGGCAGTGACAGCCCTGAGAACGGAAAACGGGAAATAG CACTTTGGTTTAAGGAAGGTGAAATATGTCAGTGGACACCAGCTCAAGCACCTTGGCTAAGGGAGTGA
- the LOC110630921 gene encoding uncharacterized protein LOC110630921 isoform X1, which translates to MFGRLRPSSSPLDSLDSPPSKIFKDDPLSIYEATLIKLKLGSQRDLSSSSDETMEIESDCSTVTVSRNSTDSVNPDPILRNSTNVSETYESMVTSPDKEAMAIDTMSTCASNISSPSACQSTSDSKQMESRNMSLHFLFSKYKIARNALSSSVGESMTAASHCSASSSPSSSYSQSFGSTNEQSEHECPSFSTGRHM; encoded by the exons ATGTTCGGGAGGCTCAGACCATCTTCTTCTCCGTTGGACAGCTTAGATAGCCCACCTTCCAAGATCTTCAAAGACGATCCTCTCTCCATCTAcg AGGCTACATTGATAAAGCTTAAATTAGGTTCTCAGCGAGACTTAAGTTCGTCCTCTGACGAGACAATGGAGATAGAAAGCGATTGCAGTACTGTAACTGTTTCCAGAAATTCTACGGATTCTGTGAATCCTGATCCCATACTTCGTAACTCTACAAACGTCTCTGAAACTTACGAAAGTATGGTAACATCTCCTGATAAAGAGGCAATGGCTATCGATACGATGAGTACTTGTGCAAGTAACATATCGAGTCCTAGCGCTTGCCAATCTACAAGTGATTCGAAACAGATGGAAAGCAGGAATATGTCACTACATTTCTTGTTCTCGAAATATAAAATTGCACGAAATGCATTAAGCTCATCAGTCGGAGAGTCGATGACAGCAGCGAGCCATTGTTCTGCAAGTAGTTCTCCAAGTTCCAGCTATTCCCAGTCATTTGGCAGCACAAATGAGCAGTCTGAACACGAATGTCCCAGTTTTTCTACTGGCCGTCACATGTGA
- the LOC110630659 gene encoding uncharacterized protein slr0889 yields the protein MPPLDFKDIQDKLSTHFRPLHRSFQFWVRAADIYTGYKVFQLRVSLIKDVQKQEAMWERQHELAAEKIYAMCSDLGGFFLKIAQVLGKPDLAPAAWVRRLVTLCDRAPATPFDTVQLVLEKELGRSIGEIFENFEEEPLGSASIAQVHRARLKGDKSDVVVKVQHPGVQELMMTDIRNLQAFALYMQKTDIKFDLYSVTREMETQIGYEFDFMREANAMERIRRFLYENNKKSPVLVPRLLKDMVTRRVLVMEYIDGIPILNLGDEIAKRGIDPGSKIAAAAKQNILKSLTLAYGQMILKSGFFHADPHPGNILICKGSEVALLDYGQVKDLPDSLRLGYANLVLAMADNDPIKASESYRELGIGTLSKCENELQELLRLAQTMFDSKLPPGVAMLQPFSEDSSIKKIAVQAFPEELFSVLRTVHLLRGLSVGLGINYSCAEQWRPIAEQALYLAGRLKDKDLKTRVHKRHLFRRLLRRGVKD from the exons ATGCCTCCTCTTGATTTTAAAGACATTCAGGATAAGCTCTCTACTCATTTTAGACCCTTGCATCGCTCCTTTCAATTCTGGGTTCGCGCAGCTGATATCTACACTGGGTACAAG GTGTTTCAACTTCGAGTGAGTTTGATTAAGGATGTGCAGAAGCAGGAAGCAATGTGGGAAAGGCAGCATGAGTTGGCTGCTGAGAAGATTTACGCCATGTGCTCTGATCTTGGCGGATTTTTCCTTAAG ATCGCCCAAGTCCTTGGAAAACCTGACTTGGCCCCTGCTGCATGGGTGAGAAGGTTAGTTACACTGTGCGATAGAGCTCCTGCAACGCCATTTGATACTGTTCAACTTGTGCTGGAGAAGGAATTAGGTCGAAGTATTGgagaaatttttgaaaattttgaagaaGAACCTCTTGGTTCTGCTTCAATTGCTCAG gtTCATCGGGCGAGACTGAAAGGTGATAAGAGTGATGTTGTTGTCAAG GTGCAACATCCAGGGGTCCAGGAGCTGATGATGACAGATATTCGGAACTTACAAGCATTTGCTTTATACATGCAAAAGACAGATATCAAATTTGATCTGTACTCTGTGACTAGAGAAATGGAGACACAG ATTGGATATGAATTTGACTTCATGAGGGAGGCTAATGCTATGGAAAGAATTCGGCGTTTTCTGTATGAGAATAACAAAAAAAGTCCTGTTTTGGTGCCGCGATTGCTGAAGGATATGGTCACCAG GAGGGTCTTGGTAATGGAGTACATTGATGGAATCCCAATCCTGAATCTGGGCGATGAAATAGCCAAAAGGGGAATAGATCCTGGTAGTAAGATTGCAGCAGCAGCAAAACA GAACATACTTAAAAGTCTGACACTAGCATATGGACAAATGATATTGAAAAGTGGTTTCTTCCATGCAGATCCTCATCCAGGAAATATCTTAATATGCAAAGGTTCTGAG GTTGCCTTGTTAGACTATGGTCAAGTGAAGGATCTCCCAGATTCATTAAGGCTTGGATATGCTAATTTGGTACTCGCTATGGCTGATAATGACCCTATAAAAGCATCAGAGAGTTACAG AGAGCTTGGCATAGGTACGCTGAGCAAATGTGAGAATGAACTACAGGAATTGCTCAGGTTGGCCCAAACTATGTTTGATTCCAAACTACCTCCGGGAGTTGCAATGCTGCAGCCTTTCTCAGAGGATTCCTCAATTAAAAAGATTGCTGTTCAG GCTTTCCCAGAAGAACTGTTTTCTGTTCTTCGCACTGTGCATCTTTTAAGAGGTCTTAGTGTTGGTCTTGGAATCAATTATTCGTGTGCAGAACAATGGAGACCCATTGCAGAGCAAGCATTATATCTTGCTGGCAGATTAAAAG ATAAAGATCTCAAGACTAGAGTTCATAAGCGCCATTTATTTAGAAGGTTACTTCGGAGAGGAGTAAAGGACTAA
- the LOC110630921 gene encoding uncharacterized protein LOC110630921 isoform X2, with protein MNFTTLLLPFRAFLFSYHKFVCVVVAEATLIKLKLGSQRDLSSSSDETMEIESDCSTVTVSRNSTDSVNPDPILRNSTNVSETYESMVTSPDKEAMAIDTMSTCASNISSPSACQSTSDSKQMESRNMSLHFLFSKYKIARNALSSSVGESMTAASHCSASSSPSSSYSQSFGSTNEQSEHECPSFSTGRHM; from the coding sequence ATGAATTTTACGACTCTACTGCTTCCATTCAGGGCTTTTTTGTTTAGCTATCACAAATTCGTCTGTGTGGTGGTTGCAGAGGCTACATTGATAAAGCTTAAATTAGGTTCTCAGCGAGACTTAAGTTCGTCCTCTGACGAGACAATGGAGATAGAAAGCGATTGCAGTACTGTAACTGTTTCCAGAAATTCTACGGATTCTGTGAATCCTGATCCCATACTTCGTAACTCTACAAACGTCTCTGAAACTTACGAAAGTATGGTAACATCTCCTGATAAAGAGGCAATGGCTATCGATACGATGAGTACTTGTGCAAGTAACATATCGAGTCCTAGCGCTTGCCAATCTACAAGTGATTCGAAACAGATGGAAAGCAGGAATATGTCACTACATTTCTTGTTCTCGAAATATAAAATTGCACGAAATGCATTAAGCTCATCAGTCGGAGAGTCGATGACAGCAGCGAGCCATTGTTCTGCAAGTAGTTCTCCAAGTTCCAGCTATTCCCAGTCATTTGGCAGCACAAATGAGCAGTCTGAACACGAATGTCCCAGTTTTTCTACTGGCCGTCACATGTGA
- the LOC110631170 gene encoding GRAS family protein RAD1: MAPSLFSCDFSENETMGSISSLDLSLSAMAYYPYLYLPTLENNASICILPFSEDIREHKRIKRTLSSAESLGSNNNGFYCAGSGNSDCSSISRSNSSNSLNSLPRLHFRDHIRTYTQRYLAAEAIEEATEAMENTDEGGDEEDGSTDGMRLVQLLIACAEAVACRDKSHASTLLSELRRNALVFGSSFQRVASCFVQGLADRLSLVQPLGTVGFTASMMNIMDISSDKKEEALSLVYEICPHIQFGHFVANSSILEAFEGESFVHVVDLGMTLGLPHGHQWRQLIQSLASRAGKPPRRLRITGVGLCVGRFQTIGDELVEYAKELGINLEFSVVESNLENLRRDDIKVFDGEVLVVNSILQLHCVVKESRGALNSVLQIIHALSPKVLVLVEQDSSHNGPFFLGRFMEALHYYSAIFDSLDTMLPRYDTRRAKMEQFYFAEEIKNIVSCEGPARVERHEKMDQWRRRMSRAGFQAAPIKMMAQAKLWLAKNKVCEGYTVAEEKGCLVLGWKSKPIIAASCWKC; the protein is encoded by the coding sequence ATGGCTCCTAGTTTGTTCTCATGTGATTTCTCCGAAAATGAAACAATGGGTTCAATCAGTAGTCTTGATCTAAGCCTTTCAGCTATGGCTTACTACCCTTACCTTTATTTGCCTACCCTGGAGAACAATGCATCTATCTGTATCCTTCCTTTCTCAGAAGATATTAGAGAACATAAAAGGATCAAGCGAACACTAAGTTCTGCTGAATCCCTTGGAAGTAATAATAATGGCTTTTACTGTGCAGGAAGTGGCAATAGTGATTGCAGCAGCATAAGCCGCAGTAATAGCAGTAATAGCCTGAATAGCCTGCCGAGACTTCACTTCAGGGATCATATACGAACTTACACTCAAAGATATCTTGCAGCTGAGGCTATTGAAGAGGCAACAGAAGCTATGGAGAATACTGATGAAGGTGGAGATGAAGAAGATGGGAGTACTGATGGGATGAGGCTTGTTCAACTTTTAATTGCTTGTGCAGAAGCTGTCGCTTGTCGGGACAAGTCACATGCCTCCACCTTATTGTCTGAGCTTCGAAGAAATGCCTTGGTTTTTGGCTCTTCTTTCCAGCGTGTGGCATCTTGCTTTGTCCAAGGTCTTGCTGATAGGTTGTCCCTAGTTCAACCACTGGGGACAGTTGGTTTCACTGCTTCAATGATGAACATAATGGACATTAGCTCTGATAAAAAGGAAGAAGCCTTGAGTCTTGTTTACGAAATTTGCCCACATATTCAGTTCGGCCACTTTGTGGCGAACTCGTCAATATTGGAAGCCTTTGAGGGAGAGAGTTTTGTCCATGTGGTGGACTTGGGAATGACACTTGGTTTACCACATGGTCACCAATGGCGCCAGCTGATCCAAAGCCTCGCCAGTCGTGCAGGCAAGCCACCTCGCCGTCTTCGAATTACTGGTGTAGGGCTTTGTGTCGGTAGGTTCCAAACCATCGGTGATGAACTGGTGGAATATGCAAAAGAGTTGGGAATTAACTTGGAGTTCTCAGTTGTGGAAAGCAACCTGGAAAACCTGCGTCGTGATGACATCAAAGTATTTGATGGTGAAGTTCTAGTAGTGAACAGTATCCTTCAGCTGCATTGTGTGGTTAAAGAAAGCAGAGGAGCTTTGAATTCTGTTTTACAGATCATTCATGCTCTCTCACCAAAAGTTCTTGTTCTAGTAGAGCAAGATTCAAGCCACAATGGGCCCTTCTTTCTGGGGAGATTTATGGAAGCACTGCATTACTATTCAGCAATTTTCGACTCCCTGGATACAATGCTGCCCAGGTACGACACCAGGCGTGCCAAAATGGAACAATTTTACTTTGCTGAGGAGATAAAGAACATTGTGAGCTGTGAGGGGCCAGCAAGGGTGGAGCGGCATGAGAAGATGGACCAGTGGCGCAGGAGAATGAGCCGTGCGGGATTTCAGGCTGCACCAATCAAGATGATGGCTCAGGCCAAACTGTGGCTGGCGAAGAATAAGGTTTGTGAAGGGTATACAGTTGCGGAAGAGAAGGGCTGCTTGGTCCTTGGTTGGAAGTCAAAGCCCATCATTGCAGCTTCATGCTGGAAATGCTAA